Within Desulfolithobacter dissulfuricans, the genomic segment AAAGGCCCTGGAGCAGAAAATTGACGAGTTGACCAATGAGCTGCAGCAGCGCGAGGTACGGATCCACGAGTTGCAGCAGCAGATCGAACAGCTGAAAAACATCGAGAACATCATAAAGAGTAGGGAACATTCCGCTGTGGGGACAGGTAGTTATGACTGACGGGCACACAATTTTACTGGTGGATGACGAGGCCGATCTGCTCAGTCTCTGGAAGCTCAGGCTGGAGAGCCATGGTTTTCAGGTGGAAACCGCGCTCAGCGGTGAAGAGGCGCTGGCCAAGATGCCGATCATTAATCCGCACCTGGTAATAACCGATCTGCGGATGCCGGGAATCGACGGGCTGGCCCTGTATGAGGCGGTACGCGAACGCAATCGCAGCGTCCCGGTCATTATCATCACCGCCCACGGTTCCATCCCCGAGGCCGTCGAGGCTACCAGGCAGGGCGTGTTCTCCTTTCTCACCAAGCCCATTGACGGCAAGGATCTGATCGAGGAGGCAGCCCGGGCCATCCGGCTTTCGGCCGGCGGAGGCGGGTCCGAGGAGGATGAGGAAGAGTGGCGCTCGGGCATCATCGGCAAGAGCGCGGTCATGGAGGAGCTTCTCTCCCGGGCAAGGCTGGTGGCAGAGACCGATGCCACAGTCCTGATCCGGGGCGAGAGCGGTACTGGCAAGGAGTTGCTGGCCATTGCCATTCACCGGGCAAGCTCCCGCAAAGATGGCCCTTTTATCCCGGTGAACTGCACGGCCATTCCCGAATCCCTGCTTGAATCCGAGCTTTTCGGCCATGTCAAGGGGTCGTTCACCGGCGCCACCAAAAGCTATGCCGGGCTGTTTCTCTCTGCCGACAAGGGGACGCTGTTCCTCGATGAAATCGGCGATATGCCGCTGCACCTGCAGGTCAAGCTGCTGCGGGTCCTGCAGGAGCGCCAGGTACGGCCGGTGGGCTCCACCCAGCCCGTACCGGTGGACGTGCGCATCATCTCCGCCACCCACCGGAACCTGGAAGAGGCCATCGAGAAAAAACAGTTCCGGGAGGACCTGTTCTACCGCCTCAACGTGGTTGGCCTGGAGCTGCCCCCCCTGCACGAGCGCAAGGAGGATATTCCCGTGCTGGCCGAATACTTTATCGACCAGCTCTCCAAAAACGGTGAGAAGAAGGTCAAGGGGTTCACCCCGGATGCCATGCAGACCCTGCTGGACGCGGCCTGGCCCGGCAATGTGCGCCAGCTCTACAATGTTATCGAGCATGCCGTGGCCCTGGCCACCTCGCCGCTCATTTCCGAAGACCTGCTCCATGACGCCATCAAGCAACATCAGAAAAAGATTCTTCCCCTGGCCGAGGCCCGCCGGCGGTTCGAGCAACAGTACCTGGTGCAGCTCCTGCAGACCACCCGGGGCAATGTCTCCCAGGCTGCCCGTATTGCCCGCCGCAACCGGACCGATTTCTACAAACTCCTTAACCGGCACCATATTGTGCCGTCCCTGTTCAAGTCCTGAGCCGCACGGTCTGCCAACGGCGCGGGCTGACCAGCGGCCGTCTTCCTCCGGCCGGATCTGGCCTACGGGCCTGCTTCCCAGCCTCTGTCGCAAAAACGCGACTTCATTTCGTTCTTCAGCAGGCAACGGACGCAGCAGGGCCGCATGACGTTGTCGCAAAAACGCGACTTGCTTTTTGCCGGGAGGCTCCGGGAGCAGGCTCCGGAGAGATCCTCTCTTCGCCCTGTCCGGTGGATATCCCTGATCTGGCCGCAGCTGGCTCGGCCAGCCTGGAGAGTCGGCAGGCTCTGGTCTCGATCATCAATACGCTGCTCCTCGGCTTGAATTAGCCACAGCGTCGGAGCGGTGCGGCTTGGCCTGGACACATGGAATCAGGCCGCATCCCAACGGTTCCCATGATTAATTCCGTCGAAATAATTGACAGATGGTGCTGTATACAGTAATCTTTCTCGAACCTGAATCCGGGTGATTCGCCTGGTTCGGGCCGAGTATTGGCCATCGTCGTACGCTGTTCCAGACCGTATCGGCCATCTTTCCCCCTTTCTTGTCATCAATGGATTGCAGGCAGTCTGCCGGTGTACAGCTGTATGCCTGAGCGTCGTGCACATGATGTAACTTTGGATTGTGGAGTTCGTATGTCAAAAAAAGCCATGGAGATGAACCCGGCCTTCAGCGCAGAAGTTGTTGCCGAGCCCGGCGGATCGCATCTCAACAGTTGTTTTTCCTGTGGTGCCTGCAGCGGCGCCTGTCCTGTCAGCCAGGCCATTCCGGAATTTGATCCCCGCAAGATAATCCACATGGTCCGCATGGGCATGGAAGAGCGGCTCCTGGGATCGGATATGCTCTGGTACTGTTCCAGCTGCCGCAGCTGTGTCTTTGTCTGTCCCCAGGATGTCAGCTTTGCCGATATCATGGGCGCGCTCTCCCGACTGGCCCTGAAAAAGGGTTTTGTCACTCCGCAGCAGCTGGTGGAAAAGGGCAAGGCTGCCCAGGTACAGCGCGATCTCTGTGTCTCCTGTCTGACCTGTGTCCGGGTCTGCCCCTGGGATATTCCGAAAATTGACGAGGGCGGCTTTGCCACCATCGATGTGGAAGCCTGCCGGGCGTGCGGCATCTGTGTGGCCGAATGTCCCGCCCAGGCCATCGTGCTCAATGAGTCTGAAGACGAAAAGCTGATCGCTGCCTGCGGCGCCTGATACGACGAGGAACGAGAAATGAGTTTTACACCAGATATTCGTGTTTTCAGCTGTCATTACACCTCGCAGCAGGGCTGTGTGCATGAGGGAAAGGAGCTCGCCGAGCTGGGTTTTCCAGAAAATGTCCGCCTGACCCGGGTGACCTGCACCGGCAAGCTTGAGGTGGTTACCCTGCTCAAGGCCTTTGAAGAGGGTGCCGATGGCGTTTATGTGGTAGGCTGTCCGGTGGATGGCTGCCATAACGTGAAAGGCTCGCAGCGGGCGGCCAAGAGGGTGGCCGCTGTCCGGGATGCCCTCAAGGAGCTCGACGTGGAGCCGGGCCGGGTGGAGATGTACCATCTGCCCCGTGGCCTGCACCCCGAATTCATCGATGCGGCCCGGGAGATGAACGAGCGCATCCAGGGGTTTGGCCCCAGCCCATTCAAGTAACCAGCATGGCTGGACCAGGTAAGCGACCGAAGGGAGACTCCGGGTAAGCGACCGAAGGGAGACTCCGGGTAAGCGACCGAAGGGAGACTCCGGATTTCGGCACTGTCCAGCCACAACCAGCTATGAAAATCACCCTGCAATTACTTAAGGTTGTGGTGATTTTTGGATAAACACAACAGTATTGAGATCCCTGATAAATGATATATGCGCCGGCCAGCCTGACCCGGCCGGGTGCAACAGAGTGACGAACCACAGGAGCTATTCATGATTGTAGCCGAGCGGAAACCGCTTTCTGAAATACTGGACATGGTGAAGGATTGTACGAAGATTCTGGTTCTGGCCTGCCGGGGCTGTGTTACGGTTTGCTCGGCCGGTGGCGAACGGGAAGCGGAAATCCTGGCCTCTCTTATCCGTCTTGGCATGAAGAAAAACGGTCGGGACGCCGAGGTGATCGTGGGCTCGCTGGTCCGCCAGTGTGACCGGGAGTATGTGGACACCATCGATGCCTGGAAGGGGCAGTACGATGCCATTGTCTCCACGGCCTGCGGGGTCGGGGTCAACTTTATCGCCAACCTGCGTCCGGAGGACAATGTCTTTCCTGCCCTCAACACCACTTTTTTCGGTGGTTCCGCCGAGCAGGGGATCTGGAGCGAGCAGTGTGCCGGCTGCGGAGACTGTGTCCTGCACCTCACCGGTGGTCTCTGTCCGGTGGCCCGTTGTGCCAAGAGCCTGATGAACGGTCCCTGTGGCGGTTCCGTCGATGGCCATTGCGAGATCCATCCGGAAGTGGACTGTGTCTGGCAGATGATCTATGACCGCATGGGACGGCTTGACCGGCAGAAGGAGCTGGTTGATTCCGCGCCTATCCGTGACTGGTCCACGGCCGGCCATGGTGGGCCCAGAAAACAGGTCCGGGAAGATCTGACCGTCTGAGAGTTTAAAACACGGTCTGGCCATGCTGCGGCGCCTGAGCCCCTTTTTTGTCGGTTTCCGGGTCGTCTCTCTTCCCGTCGGCCTCCGGGCGCCTTTTTTGCACACCATCTGAAAGAAATCATGACCTGCGCATTTCGAAATGACTGAGTTATCGCTTCGAGATGCGCAGCGCCTCGTCCTGGCCCATTGCGCGCCGCTCTCCTCCACCACGCTTCCGCTTCAGTACGGATATGGCCGCGTTCTGGCCGCATCACTTAAAAGTACCCGCCCCAAACCCTCCTATTCCCAGTCCACCCGGGACGGTTTTGCCGTGCCCGGCGTGAGTGCGGCAGAGCTGCGGGACCGCGCTGTCACTTTTCGCCTGACCGGGGAGATTGCCGCCGGTACCCTGGAAAGCGGCGCCCTGGCCCCGGGCTGTGTTATGCGGATCATGACCGGCGGTATGGTTCCGCGCCGCTGCGAACGGGTTGTACCCTTTGAAGACTGCCATGAAGAGGGAGAGCGGGTGGTGATACCCGCCAGCGCCCTCAGGCGGCAACAGACCTTTATCCGCAAAAAAGGCAGTGTCATGGGACGCGGCCGGGTGCTCGTTTCCAGAGGCACCAGGTTGCAGCCGGATCACTCCCTGCTCCTGGCGGAAAACGGCTATCACGAGGTCCCGGTCTACCGGCGGCCGCGGGTCTGGCTGCTGTGTACAGGCAGTGAACTGGTCAAGCCGGGCGGCGAAATCCTGCCCGGGCAGAAGATATCGGGCAATTCCGTCCTGCTCTCCGGACTGCTGGAAGCAGACGGCACCGGTTGCGAGGTGGCGGATCCGGTACCGGACGAGGCCGGGGCCATTGGTTCTGCCATCCGGGGTATCCTGCAACAGGAGCCCGACGTTCTGGTGACGACCGGTGGTATGGGGCCGGGAAAGTTTGATCTCATCGAACAGGTTTTCCAGGAGCTTGGCGGCCAGGTGCTCTATAACAGCCTTCGGGTTCGGCCTGGCAAGGCGACCCTCTTTGGTCTCCTGGGCCGGGTACGCTGTTTTGCCCTGCCCGGTCCGCCTCCGGCGGTCCGGCTGCTCTATCACGAGCTGGTCGCGCCAGCATTGCGAAGCCTGCAGGGGTTCTCCCGCCCGCTGCCCCTTCGGGTTCGGGCCTGGCTGAGCGAGTCGCTCTGTCTGCGCGGACAGGGTGTCATGAACATGAAAGGCGCGGTTGCCACTCTCCAGGATGGCCGGCTTGTGGTCCGCCAGGCCGGATTTCAGGACCGGGTCAACGCTATTCTGCTCTTTTCCGGCCGCAAAAAGACCTACCGGGCAGGCGATACCGTGTCCCTGCACCTGGTCGGTCCCCTGGCCTGACCCCAGCACCATCGACCAACGTAACCTGCCGGGTTATGTGATCCCTCCATAGGAGACCATCGCTCCATCTGTCCACTACCACCATGCCAGGTCTTCAGCACCCACCCCACGATCTTCATCCGCCCAAAAGACAATGTCTTTTCTACAGGTTATCCCTGAGGCTTCATCCCCTGGCAGGAAGGACAGAACCAGGTGGCCCTCCCGCCAAGCGCTGTCTTTTCAATGGGCGACCGGCAGTGTGGGCAGGGGTCTCCCGCCCGGTCATATACGCTGAGCTGGAGCTGGAAATAACCCGGCTTGCCACTGGAGCCCAGGAAATCGGAAATGGTACTGCCGCCGGCCCTGATGGCTGCCCGCAGGATCTCAGGAGTGGCGCCGGCGATCTGTTCCCATTGCTCCGGGTCAAGAAGGTTGACCGGAGTGGCCGGGTGTATTCTGGCGGCAAAAAGAATCTCATTGGCGTAGATATTGCCGATTCCAGCTACGCGTCGGCTGTCCATTAAAAAATTCTTTACCGGCTGTCGCCTCCCCGTGGCCAGGTGGGCCAGGGCTTCGCCGGTGAAGCCCCGCTCCAGTGGTTCCAGACCCCGCGAGCTGGAAAAATCATCTTCCATCTCCCTGGCATGTTTCCCCGGCCAGACCTCCACGCTGCCGAACCGGCGGCTGTCATTGAGCCGCAGCTCCAGGTCGTTGTCGAGCAGGAGACGGAGATGGTCGTGGCGCTCGCGGGGGGAGGCGGCTGGAAAGAGGCCCAGTCGTCCGGTCATCCCGAGGTGGATGACCAGCACGGCCTTGTTGCTCATCCGCAGGAGCAGGTATTTTGCCCGCCGGTCAATGGTCTCGATACGCTGGCCGCTGATCTCACGTTCCAGCAGTTCTCCAGGGATGGGAAAACGGAGCGGTTTGTCGCCCCAGCGGACCCGGACGACTCGTCGGTCCGGCAGGTGAGGCAGCAGGCCACGGCGGGTCACTTCAACTTCAGGAAGTTCTGGCATGGATCATGTAATCGTTGTGCAAGGGTGGTCTGTCCGGTCAGATGGCTGTCCAAGGTGACGGCCAGGATATAGGGTTCCAGGTCATATAGCATGACCTCGGCTGCCGGGGCAAGATCCAGGATTCGGAAGACAAGGAGAAGATCCTCTTTTCCGGCCCGGGCCGCAATGAGGCTGGTATCACCGAAAATGGCCGACCGGTCATGGAGGAAGCATTTCTTGATGGCCTCCTTGGCCGTCCAGATCATGGTCAGCAGTTTCTGCTCCGGGGCGTCTATCATCCGGGCCAGTATTTTTTTTTCTCCCGGGCTGGTGAACCGATCCTGGACGCCAGTGAGTCTGGCGCTGATCTCCTGGAGGTCCAGGCCACAGGGCACGTGTGCCGCCATCCCGCCCGCGTGGCGTCCGGAGTGGGTGATGGAGAGGAACAGCGGCTGGTTTGTCTTGCTTTCCTGTCTCTCAGGAAAAGGACGCCCCCCGGGTTCCATGCCTATGGCCAGTGACTGCAGTCGTTCCCTGTTCCGGCCGAGCAGTGTGAGGGCCGCCAGCTTGGCAACGATCCGGCCGGCCAGCCATTCCCGGCGTCGTTTTTCCCTGGAGAAGTCGTGGAAGCGCGTCAGCTCCCGCCTGTCCAGCACCTCTTCCGGCGGGTGGTTTTGGTACAGGGTGTCCTGGGGTGCCAGGGTGATGCAGTGGCGGACAGGGCTCTCCTGCAGGGAAATCCACGGTGCAGAAAGGGACAGGGAGGCAGGGAAGGGCGGAAACTCCCGGCTGGATCCTGGCTCTGGGTGGTGGTATATGGCTTCTTTTCCGGTCACGTCGACGGTGGGCTTGTTTTGTTTTTTCATCGCTTTGGTACCGTGGCAGCGGGATGGGAGGTTGTCGGTTATTTTACCCTATGCTTCCAGCGGTTTTTCAGGCTATAATACCGGAACTTTGTGGCTGCGCCTCCACCATTTTCTCTTTCTGAGAGTTTTTTATGGATTTTCTTGGCAATATCACCTCATTTGACGTCATTGTCGGGCTGATTTTTTTCTTTTTCCTCATCCGCGGGGGCTGGATCGGCTTCATGCGTCAGCTGGCCGCCTTTCTGGCCCTGGTAGGCAGTTACTGGGTTGCCGGCAGGTATACCAGCGAGATCGAACCCTATGTGAGCCGGGTGATGGATAATCCCAAGCTGATTTTCCTGGTCAGCTTCAGTCTGCTTTTTCTGGTCATGGCCATGCTCTTTATCCTCGGTGGCAAGGTGTTGCGCCGGGTCATGGAAATTTCCCTGCTCGGCTGGTTCGATCGCTTTCTCGGCCTCCTGCTTGGCGGGGTCAAGGGTATGGTGGTTGTTTCGCTCATGTACATGATCCTGGCCTCCAGCCTTTCCGGCTCAAACGAGCTGCTCCGCAAATCCCTCACCTCACCCTACCTGGCCCGGGGAGCCAATATCCTCTATGGCCTGCTTAACGATCCCCAGGTCCGGGCGCTTTTTCTACCCAAAGAGCCGGCCATCAAGGCGGAACCTGTTCCCGAGCACCGCGACCAGTATCAGGAGGAGTAATACCACCTGGCCAGTCGCCCGGGTGAGACTCCCAGGAGGCTGGCCGCCTGGATAAGCTGGTTGCGGAGTGTGGTCCGCACAAGTCCCAGCCGTTCCCAGCGGCGGGCCGAGGTGGTGACCCTGGCCCGGGCAAGCCGGATCCGGCCGATCTTTCGCAGTTGCCGGACCAGGGCAACGTCTTCCATGAGCGGCCAGTCCGGAAAGCCTCCGGCCTGAAAATAGGTTTCCCGCAGCATGAACAGGGCCTGGTCACCGTAGGGTTTCTGCAGCAGATGTGAACGGAGATTGGCCCCGAACTCGATGAGCCGAAAGCCCTTTTCCGGAGAGCCGATTCCGATCCGGAAGGCCCCGGCCGCGGTCCGGGGCCTGGCCAGGATCTCGAGCACATGGGTGGTCCAGTTGCCGGGCAGCAGTGTGTCGGCATGGAGGAAGAGCAGTATCCCCCCCGCGCGGCAAGGGCGCCCAGGTGCTGCTGAACCCCGCGCCCGGATGGGGAGCTGAGCAGTTGAACCGGAAAGGAAGCGGCGATGTCCCGGGTCTGGTCCGTGCTGCCGCCATCCACCACCAGGATTTCTTCTCCCGGGTGTGGGATCAGTTGTTCCAGGGTGGTGGCGATGGTTCCGGCTTCATTGTACACCGGGATGATGATGGAGATGGGCAAGGTCATCGGGTCGGTCGATATCACGGTGTCGAGGAAGAAGAGAGCAGCTCAGGCCGGCTTCCCGGATCCGCTCCATGGTCCGGGCGAAGACCCGGGAGCTGCCCCAGGGAATATTTTCAAACAGGTGTCGCAGCGCATGGACCTTTACCCCCCTGTGAATACCGATGAGATAGTAGCCGCCATCCACCGCCGGACCGAGCACGGCATCCTTGTGGCGGAGCCTGTCCAGAGCGGTGGCCAGCAGGTCGGGGTCGAGAAACGGGCAGTCGGATCCGACCAGGAGGATCCGACTGCCCCCGGCTTCGATCATGGTTTCCAGGGCATGGGCCATGCGCTCGCCCAGGGTTGCTCCCTCCTGGACATGGTAGGTCGCCTCACTACCCAGCCACTGCTGCATCAGCGATATGTCGGCGCCGGTATAAAAGATATGCAGATCAACCGGACGGAGGCTGGCAAGTATTCGGCCGCTGGTCATCATCCGTTCGGTGAGCGTTCTGTGCAGGTCTGTCGCCCCTTCCGGGCCCAGGGCAGGGATCAACCGGGTCTTGACTTCACCCGGCCGGGGATATCTGGTAAAGATAATGAGCTGTTCTGCGTGGAGGGTATCCATGGTGCCATGGTAAAATACTCCCGCCAAAAAGCCAATGAAAAGACCTGCCCGGACAGCCGAGATGATGCCGGAATGAAAAGAGGCTCCTCCGATCCTCGACCTGGAACGAAAATTCTCATTTTTCAAGGTAACCAAGAGAATGAAACGTGGACTACGCCGGAAAAAGACACCGGACGCCTACCGGGAACGGGTGTACCGGAGGGTGGCGGGCAGCGGACTGGTCTCCACCTTTGTCCGCATGGTGGAGACCGATCTCCATATCCTGGCCAGTTGCCCTGTGGAGGACCCGGCCCTGCTACTGGTTACCGAAACCCGGCGACAGCTTGAACACTACATTGCTGATCACCCCCTCTTTCTTGAATCCCTGATCCCGCTGCCCGATGATCCGCAGGCACCACCGCTGATCCGGGAGATGCTGTTGGCAGGCCGGCAGGCCGGGGTCGGGCCTATGGCGGCCGTAGCCGGGGTGGTAGCCGAGGCCGTGGGCCGTGGGCTGCTGGCAAGGGACGATGTCGCCGAGGTGATCGTGGAGAACGGTGGTGACATCTTCCTGGCCCGGCAGGTGGCAAGTGTGGTTTCGGTCTATGCCGGCGAATCCCCCTTAAGCGGACGGGTGGGGCTACGGATAGCAGCGCAGCGGATGCCGCTTGGGGTCTGCTGTTCCTCCGGGGCCATCGGCCACTCGCTCAGTCTTGGGCAGGCGGACGCGGTGGTGGTGACCGCCCCGTCCACTGCCCTGGCCGATGCCGCGGCCACACGCCTTGGTAACGAGGCCACGGGTCGAAGGCCGGTGGAGCGGGCCCTGGAGGTTGCCCGCGGGATCAAGGGGATCTCAGGGGTGCTCGTTATCGTCGGTGAGCAGCTTGGCGCCTGGGGCGATATTGAATTGGTGAAACCCTGAGTCAGCAGCCGGCCTCGGCCAGCAATGCTTCCCGGTGGCAGCGGGCAAAGAGGGTCACGTCCTCCTCCCAGGAGGCCATGCGGTTGATGCCCGCCTCACTCAGCCGTTTGTTCTCAAGGATCGAGTTGGTCGGGCGGGGGGCCGGAGTGGGGTAGTCGGCCGTGGTGCAGGGTTCGAGTCGGTACGGGATCTCCATGGCGCGCAGGAAGTGATCCGCACCGGCAAACCAGGTGGAAAAGCCCTCGGCCGTGGCATGGACAATGCCCGTCATGTCCGTTGGCAGCAGGGCCTCGATCTGCCTGGCCAGGCGCCAGGTCCAGGTGAGCGAGCCATACTGGTCGTCCACGACCCGCAGGGTGCGCCCGGGGTCGGCCAGGGCCAGCCGCAGCATGGTCTTGAGGAAATTCGGCCCGCCCATGCCGTAGAGCCAGGCCGTGCGCAGGATGAGAAAGTTATCCATCTCCCGGGCAATGGCCTGTTCGCCGGCCAGCTTGCTCCGGCCGTAGGTTGACAGCGGCTCGGTGGGATCTCCTTCCACCCAGGCCTGGGGGACCGGTTTTCTGCCGTCAAAGACATAATCGGTGGAGATATGGATGAGTCGGGCTCCCTGCCTCCTGGCGGCCCGGGCCAGGTGGGCCGGCCCGGAACCATTGACCGCCATGCATCGCTCCCTGTCTTCCTCGGCCTGGTCCACCCGGGTGTAGGCGGCGCAGTTGATTATCAAACCCGGGGCCAGGGCCTGGACTACCTCCGTCACCTGGTCCGGATCGGTGATGTCCAGCCGGGCGGAGGTCAGAGCGTCGACGCTATGTTTTTCAGAAAGAACGGCCTGGCAGTCCTGGCCGAGCTGGCCGCCTCCACCGGTGATCAGGATCTTCACTGTTCGGCCCGTCCATCGGGAATGGTATCCTGGAGCAGCTGCATGAGGTACTGGCCATACTGGTTCTTCAGCATTTTTGTCGCCAGTCGCTCCACCTGTTCCCGGTCGATATAACCCAGCCGGTAGGCGATCTCTTCCAGGCAGGCGATCTTGAGTCCCTGGCGTTCCTGGACTGCCTGGACATAGCTGGCTGCCTGCTGGAGGGAGTCGTGGGTGCCGGTGTCGAGCCAGCAGAAACCCCGCCCCAGCAGTTCCACCTTCAGCTTGCCTCGTTGCAGATAGGTGTTGTTGACATCGGTTATCTCCAGTTCGCCCCGGGCCGATGGTTTGATGGAGGCGGCAATGTCGACCACCTCGTTATCGTAAAAATAGAGCCCCGGGACTGCATAGCGTGACTTGGGATGGGCCGGTTTTTCTTCGATGCCGATCACCCTGTTGTTCCGGTCAAACTCGACCACGCCGTAGCGCTGGGGATCCTTGACCAGGTAGCCGAAGATGATGCCGCCGTCGGTGAGCTGGCTGCACCGCTTGACAATGTCGGCAAACCCGTGGCCGAAAAAGATATTGTCCCCCAGGACCAGGCAGACCGAATCGTTACCGATGAAATCGCGACCGATGACAAAGGCCTGGGCCAGCCCTTCGGGCCGTGGCTGCTCGGCATAGGAGATGTTGAGCCCCAGGTCGTGGCCGTTACCGAAGAGTTCGGAGAACCGGGGCAGGTCATAGGGCGTGGAGATGATCAGGATATCCCGGATACCGGCCAGCATGAGCACGGAAAGGGGGTAGTAGATCATCGGCTTGTCGTAGACCGGGATAAGCT encodes:
- a CDS encoding sigma 54-interacting transcriptional regulator, which produces MTDGHTILLVDDEADLLSLWKLRLESHGFQVETALSGEEALAKMPIINPHLVITDLRMPGIDGLALYEAVRERNRSVPVIIITAHGSIPEAVEATRQGVFSFLTKPIDGKDLIEEAARAIRLSAGGGGSEEDEEEWRSGIIGKSAVMEELLSRARLVAETDATVLIRGESGTGKELLAIAIHRASSRKDGPFIPVNCTAIPESLLESELFGHVKGSFTGATKSYAGLFLSADKGTLFLDEIGDMPLHLQVKLLRVLQERQVRPVGSTQPVPVDVRIISATHRNLEEAIEKKQFREDLFYRLNVVGLELPPLHERKEDIPVLAEYFIDQLSKNGEKKVKGFTPDAMQTLLDAAWPGNVRQLYNVIEHAVALATSPLISEDLLHDAIKQHQKKILPLAEARRRFEQQYLVQLLQTTRGNVSQAARIARRNRTDFYKLLNRHHIVPSLFKS
- a CDS encoding 4Fe-4S dicluster domain-containing protein is translated as MSKKAMEMNPAFSAEVVAEPGGSHLNSCFSCGACSGACPVSQAIPEFDPRKIIHMVRMGMEERLLGSDMLWYCSSCRSCVFVCPQDVSFADIMGALSRLALKKGFVTPQQLVEKGKAAQVQRDLCVSCLTCVRVCPWDIPKIDEGGFATIDVEACRACGICVAECPAQAIVLNESEDEKLIAACGA
- a CDS encoding hydrogenase iron-sulfur subunit produces the protein MSFTPDIRVFSCHYTSQQGCVHEGKELAELGFPENVRLTRVTCTGKLEVVTLLKAFEEGADGVYVVGCPVDGCHNVKGSQRAAKRVAAVRDALKELDVEPGRVEMYHLPRGLHPEFIDAAREMNERIQGFGPSPFK
- a CDS encoding methylenetetrahydrofolate reductase C-terminal domain-containing protein — encoded protein: MIVAERKPLSEILDMVKDCTKILVLACRGCVTVCSAGGEREAEILASLIRLGMKKNGRDAEVIVGSLVRQCDREYVDTIDAWKGQYDAIVSTACGVGVNFIANLRPEDNVFPALNTTFFGGSAEQGIWSEQCAGCGDCVLHLTGGLCPVARCAKSLMNGPCGGSVDGHCEIHPEVDCVWQMIYDRMGRLDRQKELVDSAPIRDWSTAGHGGPRKQVREDLTV
- a CDS encoding molybdopterin molybdotransferase MoeA, producing MTELSLRDAQRLVLAHCAPLSSTTLPLQYGYGRVLAASLKSTRPKPSYSQSTRDGFAVPGVSAAELRDRAVTFRLTGEIAAGTLESGALAPGCVMRIMTGGMVPRRCERVVPFEDCHEEGERVVIPASALRRQQTFIRKKGSVMGRGRVLVSRGTRLQPDHSLLLAENGYHEVPVYRRPRVWLLCTGSELVKPGGEILPGQKISGNSVLLSGLLEADGTGCEVADPVPDEAGAIGSAIRGILQQEPDVLVTTGGMGPGKFDLIEQVFQELGGQVLYNSLRVRPGKATLFGLLGRVRCFALPGPPPAVRLLYHELVAPALRSLQGFSRPLPLRVRAWLSESLCLRGQGVMNMKGAVATLQDGRLVVRQAGFQDRVNAILLFSGRKKTYRAGDTVSLHLVGPLA
- the mutM gene encoding bifunctional DNA-formamidopyrimidine glycosylase/DNA-(apurinic or apyrimidinic site) lyase, with translation MPELPEVEVTRRGLLPHLPDRRVVRVRWGDKPLRFPIPGELLEREISGQRIETIDRRAKYLLLRMSNKAVLVIHLGMTGRLGLFPAASPRERHDHLRLLLDNDLELRLNDSRRFGSVEVWPGKHAREMEDDFSSSRGLEPLERGFTGEALAHLATGRRQPVKNFLMDSRRVAGIGNIYANEILFAARIHPATPVNLLDPEQWEQIAGATPEILRAAIRAGGSTISDFLGSSGKPGYFQLQLSVYDRAGDPCPHCRSPIEKTALGGRATWFCPSCQGMKPQG
- a CDS encoding 4'-phosphopantetheinyl transferase family protein — its product is MKKQNKPTVDVTGKEAIYHHPEPGSSREFPPFPASLSLSAPWISLQESPVRHCITLAPQDTLYQNHPPEEVLDRRELTRFHDFSREKRRREWLAGRIVAKLAALTLLGRNRERLQSLAIGMEPGGRPFPERQESKTNQPLFLSITHSGRHAGGMAAHVPCGLDLQEISARLTGVQDRFTSPGEKKILARMIDAPEQKLLTMIWTAKEAIKKCFLHDRSAIFGDTSLIAARAGKEDLLLVFRILDLAPAAEVMLYDLEPYILAVTLDSHLTGQTTLAQRLHDPCQNFLKLK
- a CDS encoding CvpA family protein — its product is MDFLGNITSFDVIVGLIFFFFLIRGGWIGFMRQLAAFLALVGSYWVAGRYTSEIEPYVSRVMDNPKLIFLVSFSLLFLVMAMLFILGGKVLRRVMEISLLGWFDRFLGLLLGGVKGMVVVSLMYMILASSLSGSNELLRKSLTSPYLARGANILYGLLNDPQVRALFLPKEPAIKAEPVPEHRDQYQEE
- a CDS encoding TIGR04282 family arsenosugar biosynthesis glycosyltransferase, producing the protein MDTLHAEQLIIFTRYPRPGEVKTRLIPALGPEGATDLHRTLTERMMTSGRILASLRPVDLHIFYTGADISLMQQWLGSEATYHVQEGATLGERMAHALETMIEAGGSRILLVGSDCPFLDPDLLATALDRLRHKDAVLGPAVDGGYYLIGIHRGVKVHALRHLFENIPWGSSRVFARTMERIREAGLSCSLLPRHRDIDRPDDLAHLHHHPGVQ
- a CDS encoding UPF0280 family protein, which translates into the protein MKRGLRRKKTPDAYRERVYRRVAGSGLVSTFVRMVETDLHILASCPVEDPALLLVTETRRQLEHYIADHPLFLESLIPLPDDPQAPPLIREMLLAGRQAGVGPMAAVAGVVAEAVGRGLLARDDVAEVIVENGGDIFLARQVASVVSVYAGESPLSGRVGLRIAAQRMPLGVCCSSGAIGHSLSLGQADAVVVTAPSTALADAAATRLGNEATGRRPVERALEVARGIKGISGVLVIVGEQLGAWGDIELVKP
- the rfbD gene encoding dTDP-4-dehydrorhamnose reductase — encoded protein: MKILITGGGGQLGQDCQAVLSEKHSVDALTSARLDITDPDQVTEVVQALAPGLIINCAAYTRVDQAEEDRERCMAVNGSGPAHLARAARRQGARLIHISTDYVFDGRKPVPQAWVEGDPTEPLSTYGRSKLAGEQAIAREMDNFLILRTAWLYGMGGPNFLKTMLRLALADPGRTLRVVDDQYGSLTWTWRLARQIEALLPTDMTGIVHATAEGFSTWFAGADHFLRAMEIPYRLEPCTTADYPTPAPRPTNSILENKRLSEAGINRMASWEEDVTLFARCHREALLAEAGC
- the rfbA gene encoding glucose-1-phosphate thymidylyltransferase RfbA; its protein translation is MKGIVLAGGSGTRLYPLTRVISKQLIPVYDKPMIYYPLSVLMLAGIRDILIISTPYDLPRFSELFGNGHDLGLNISYAEQPRPEGLAQAFVIGRDFIGNDSVCLVLGDNIFFGHGFADIVKRCSQLTDGGIIFGYLVKDPQRYGVVEFDRNNRVIGIEEKPAHPKSRYAVPGLYFYDNEVVDIAASIKPSARGELEITDVNNTYLQRGKLKVELLGRGFCWLDTGTHDSLQQAASYVQAVQERQGLKIACLEEIAYRLGYIDREQVERLATKMLKNQYGQYLMQLLQDTIPDGRAEQ